The Aptenodytes patagonicus chromosome 10, bAptPat1.pri.cur, whole genome shotgun sequence genomic sequence GATGCTAAATTATTCAAGTCTTATCTTTCTTACAGATAACGGGAAGAGAGGCCGAGGTACAACCTTACTCCTGTGCGTTGCCTCACAACCGCAGCGTGCTTCCCACCAGAATactgggcaggcaggagaagcGTGGAAGTCTGTGGGTCTTAAGTCTTGGCACAATCTAGTCTGAAAACTAAGGCAAGACTAATGAGGTACAGATCTGCAAAATGCATCGTGATGTGGTTTACAGAGAGGAGGAGTGTGTTCCGATTCTCTCTTCTGTAACCTGCTATGTATCTTAAAGTCGCAAGCATAGCAAGAATGCTTTCCTGCTGTGACAATTTTGTTCCGGTGAGCTAAACCTTCAGTCAGCCTCAGAAATCGGGAGAGGGAACCCTAAATATTTTCCAGAGCGCTCATTTTTGAAGAGACTTGCTTGTGTGATTTCTGGGGGGCTAGGAGGGGGGAGAGTGaagtaagtaaaaatatttattagttgGTCAATCACTTTGCTTAGTAACATCTGTTCtgaaattggggggaaaaaacccgaGGAACTTATATTTGTTTCTTGGGGATATAGTTTCCTTTTTCTAAACTCCCTATTggattaaaataatgttttcaatttCATGTCCTTACTATTACAGATAACACTGAAATATTGGGACAGAGGCTTCTTCATAACTGGTTTACTTAAaatgaagctgctttttttttttttttttaacttcagtaagCCTTTCCTCGATCCTTTTTTCCTCAGATTCCTAATTCTGTCATAGTGGGACCTCTTCTTGCagaagattactttttttttttttcattaggaatTTCAGAAGAGATTTATATATTGATCTTGAAAGTTAGTATGTGTGTGGGACTGAGGTTTGTCATTAATTAAGTCTAAAATTCTCTGGGGCTGGACAAGTGTTCCCAGTCTGAACTCTGGTACGGTCTAAAGGCCATCCTGAGAACGATGCCTCAGGTTACAGGTAAGTGATCCGCGGTCAAAACAGCTGAGAGAGTTTTTGATCTTGTGTGCTGATGAAAGGatttaaacaaaataatcacGTGTAAGTCTCTGCTCCTACGGAGAGCAGCGGGAGCGCTTGTTCTGAAGTGTTTTCCCCTGAAGCGTTTCCTTCCCCCACGCCGTTCGAAACCCGAAGCCGGTACAACGGCGCGCAGCCCCCCGCGAGCGCAGGGCGCCTTTGCCCCGTCTCCGACCGGGGCGCCGCTCCCGCAGGCCCGGggccggctgccggccaccgctAGCCGCGCCGTGCCCTTCCCCGCGGGGGagggctccggccccgccgctcgcTGAAGGGGAGGCCCGGACCAGGCCCGGGacccgccgcggcggcccgggAGGCTCCCGCGCAGGTGCCGGGGACGGCGGGACGCCGCAGGGCCCGGCCTGGTGCGGCGGCCGGGTGGCGGGCAGCCGCGCGGAGGGGCTcggcgccgggagcggggcgCTGGCGGCCCCCGGCGGCCGGGGCGCAGGCAGGGCCCGGCGCGCTGTCcggccaggccgggccgggccacgCCAGGGCCGGGGCGCAGAGCTGCCTTCCCGTTAACCCAGGCCGCTTCAGCCAAGACAGGCGCTGGCGAGCGGGCGGGGTCCCCGGCAGACGGCCGCTCTCCCGCGGCTCCTCGGACCCCCCGGGCGGGACAAAGGTTGGTGCGGCTCCCGCAGAGTCCAAGGGTCGCTTGTTTGCGCAGAGGGAAGGCCGAGGCTCGGCGCTTTCAGCACCGAGTCCAGCCTCAGCCGAGACCTGGAGCGGGCGAGAGACGGAGCGAGCGTCCGTGGGTTTGTTCTGCATTTCTTAACGCAGGAATTCTGAAGGCCGTGACCAGGCAGAAAGATTATGTCTGCTTTAACGTTAAGATCTACTAAAATGTTTCTTGTCTTTTGCAGACGTGAATTTAGAACTTTCTGGACAGGGATTCAGCAACTGTTCCTTAGGAAATCATTCCCGGTTAGCAACGTACCAGGTTAGGCTGCTACTGGAAATTAGCGAATAAAACTACTTCTAGCGAATAAGCTTTTCATGTCTACTTGTTCTAAACAGACTGACTGCATGTCTCCAGAAGTGCTTTCTTGTGGGGGGCTACAGACTAAGTAGTTGACAAGAAACCACGATGTAAGAAACCTGGACTGGCTTAGTgggttttctttgcttgtttaaTAGATGTAGGAAACTCCTCTCCAGTATCCGAATGCATTTTGTTGCAGTAATTACTGCTTCTGATGTCAGAATACAGGTAAGATCATCCAGCTCCTCTTTTTCTCCTAGAGACACGATGTCTTCTGGAAACGATGGTCAACCCCAGACATTCACCAAACCAGCACTTGCTGAAAAAGAAGTGACTGAATTGGTTGACAGGGTGTTTGGATTAAAGGTGTCTTGGATCAGGCCACTCCCCAGCTATGACGATCAGAATTTCCACGTGCGTGTCTCAAGAAACAAAGGTGCGGCTGAAGGCGCTGATGAGTATGTCCTCAAAATCACCAATTCGGAAGACAGCCAGGAGCCCGACCTCATCGAAGCGCAGACCCAGGCCATGATGTTTCTCAGCACTGAAGGCTTTCCTTCAGCTACTCCGTATCTTACAAAAGATGGTGACATAATGTCTCTGCAGTCAGGAGGTGAGCAATTAGAAGCGCCTTTACTGCCCTGCTGTCACCCTTAGCTTGGCAGTAGCTTGCTATGTGGCGGGCCATAGAGATACTGAAGTAAAACTCtaggcttatttttaaatattagggGATGTGTATCAGGTGACCTGTATGTCCAGCCATAATAGTCCAAACTCAAAATACCAGAAGCAAAGCAAGTCAAAGAGAGTAATAATTAACTATGAAAGCATTTAGGAAATAACTTCCGTGTAATGAATTGGAGAAAACGTTGGTCTAACCCGTCTGTgcacaagaaagggaaaaaaaagcctcattgACTAAATGATGTTACAGATTATTTGCCTACAGAATGGTGTAAAATACAGTTCTAGCCCATCTAAGATGCCAGAACAAATTGCTTTAACAGCGCTTGGAAGAAAAATTGTGttgacattttgcttttattttcactgtaactTCTGTACAAAATCTGGGATTCCCGAGACCTCCTGTTCTGCTGCAAAACTGTGTAAGTGGGTGTCTGCGGGCACTGGAGGAAACCTGCTGTATGCAGAGTCAATTCCAGGCACAAGGACTAGAAGTCCAGCATAGACTGCAAGTGTGTTAAGGTTTGCACATCACCGTACAACGTTCTGGTAAATCGAATCTTTGAATGAAATCTCTTTTATCAGCTACACCTGATGGCTTCTGCACTGGGATAAACCTTTTTTGCCTCTTGCATTAGCTAATACTCAATAGCATACATTGAAGCGACTGACTGCCTCTCTCTCTGCTTGTTAGATACTGGACCTGGGAACAAAAAGTACATGGTCAGACTGCTGACTTACCTGCCAGGTGTGCCTGTAGCAAAAATTGCTACAAATACTCAGATTTTCTATGAGATCGGTAAGCTAGCTGCCAGTTTGGATAAAGCTCTCTCAGAGGTGAGTTCTTGTTGCTCCGGCCTCACAAACTTCTTTCTCAATTAGTTTCTCCTCTGTGTTTCTTCTTGTGCTTGCTGTCTGCTTTCCTCATCTGCAAAATTCAAGTTGGTGAATGCAGATGTCAGTTTAACTCATTTTTCAGGTGCCAACCTCCAAGCTGGCTGTTACTAAAGCATTTCCCCAAATAACGTGACCAGTTGGTGCTTATGACATGGTACTGGCGATCCTTTTGCAATGCGTTTTTGTACCGTGAACAGGgagataaggatttttttttacttacgtAGAACTCATCTGTTTGGTGTTTCAAACCTGGCAAATCAGGAGAGTGAACCCTAGGCTGCCCAAATTAGAAGCATGTAAAGCttgttttgaagcatttttgtGCAGTGCACATCAGGCACAGCTGGCTGATCTGTTATTTTGAATTCATTTTGACTTGCTGTCTTTCTCCTGGTCATTAGAACTGTGACCATTTAACATTGGTAGCAGTTGGTTCCTTCTCTACAATGCTTGCTGTGCCAATGAACAGAGATTTGTGACCCTTCTCTCATTCGTACCGCTTCCAGTCAAATAATCTTAATGCAAAGTAAGTTCGTTCTTTACTCTGTAATTATACAGGATAATAAAGCTGATAAATCAGCCAGTAATTAAGTTTGATACAGAAAAGAACTCTTGCATTATTTATTGCCTTTCATTAACCTTTCCTTCTCATGTTCTAGCCACTGGCTTCAGGCAATTATGAAATGTGAATCGCCAGCTTTACTAACCACATTCTTAAATTACAAGAGCATTTTTCAATTGGGAAAGATAATTTACTGTTGCCTTCTAACACTCTGGTCACACGCTTATAATGCGATTAAAACAATCTATATAGACCAGCTAGTCTCAAAATATGCCTGTGACTTGTCCCGCCAAGGAGGAAATAGTTGACGAGAAAGCAAATTTTGATGGAAAAGGGTCTTTATGCCCTTAACATATGGATTATAATCTACCAAGGTTtgtcatttcaaagaaagaaaattacaatCATTACTGTCAAAACTTCAAAATATCGTTGACACTAAAAATAATACCTAAGGTATTAAATATTCTGATGACAGATCAGAAAATAGAGCCTGTCTTTCCTACCCAGTTAATTTATTTTGTCAGCTTGGTAGCAATGTGCCGTGCTTTGTTTTGTGCACAAAACAGTATTCCACCACTTTCTCTGTTGGCGTCTCCTTTTGCTTGGACGCGCCTCACATCCTCTAAATGGAAATAAGTTTATGGGTGTAAAGCCATAAAGACATAAAGTCTGTGGCTTTACAGCACCAAGGGCCCGTGACCTTTTATTATCCTTCACACACCTGGTAACCCCTTTACAGCTTGCTGGAATACCCTGTTTGTGCTGGGAAGATTGCAGTGGTTGCTTACCAGATGACATTCTTCCTACCAGTGTGGTGCTTTATACAGCATTAGGGATCCTGTATTGTGATTTTTGCTTTAGGCTTGAtcttgttcctttctttttcatatacGGTTCCAGTTTAGCTATCATCTAGCTATCTTTAAAAGGCTTAATTGCAAGCATGGGCTTCTTTTTAAGAGGAAGCCAGCTGCTCTAGTGGGAAGGTTTTTTAATTTGCCCTATGCTCTGATAGAATCTGGCCCACAAGCCACCTTAATAAGCATTAGAGGATTCAAGGGTAAGAGTGGTATGTGGTGGGAGAGATGCTTTTCATCCTTGAATGTCACTTTCCAAACCACCTTTTTCATTGGCTAGTGAGAGACAGGTTAGGGACCttgttgtttaaaatatttaggcTACCTGGATGTAGAAAGGCAAATTTTTGTAAGAATAAAGCTCTGTCCAGTATCTCCATAAAGTACTTCTCAGGATTTTTCATCTACCAGCTGATCCTAAGGCTCGTCCCCAGAAGCTGCCACCTTTAAATGCACCGAGGGTGCCTGTTCCCCGCACGCTGGCAGGTTTTGTGTCTCTCCTGCCCCAACAGCTTTCTGTAGCGCCAGCTGTGCAATCCAGGCTCTGCCAGCGTAGGACTCTGGCCTTGGCAAGGCCTCGAAGTCGGTACATGATGTCACGTTACAGAAAGTCAGtatcagttttaaattatttgggTGATGAATGACTTAAGACAATCTTTGTACTTAAAGAATGGGGAAAAACCCATTCGGGTTGTATGTAAATATTAAGATGCTTGCCTTAATCATTCTTCAGGTTATTCTTTTACTTGTTGATATAAAGCAATAGTCAAAATCATGGTGCTTTTCAGCGAGTCTCATTAGGAGCCTGTTAAAGTTAAAAGGGGCTTTGAATCAAGCCCTTTTAATCATAAAACCAGGATTTTTACTTATGGCCTATTTTATCTTGtgctttttccaaagaaattccATCATCCATCAGTAAAAAGTCTGCATCGAGGTCAGTTCATTTGGAACCTGGCAAACGTTCCCCTTCTAGATCGGTACATTTATGCCTTGGGCCAGAACAAGTATCGTGACATTGTGCAGCAAGTTATTGAGCAGTTTAAAGGGAAAGTAATACCCAAGCTAAGCAGTTTTCGAGCCTGtgagtattttgttttcattgtaatTATGTTGAACTGAGACACTGAAATTTCTTACAGGGGTTTGGGTCTGtgaagaaggcaaaaaaaagcaaaaataagtcCCCTTTATCCCTAGGGATACACGTGCAAATATTGTGCTGAATGAACACAGCGCAGAATAAGCCAGGAGCAGTGTGCTGTCCGGAGTCAGGTTCAGTTCTTGATCTTTCTGACGAGTTTGCTTCCAGTTAAGGTGATGTTGTTATATCAGCTTAATAAGGATATATGGAGTGCGCTGCTGCCCTTCGTAAAGGCCCAAATAACGATTTAATCGTATTTTTTGAATTCAACTCGCATTGATGTTGATGATAATTTAACAATTTGAAAAGTGCTATTCTGCGTTTGGAAAACAAGTAGCATATCACAGGTGGTACCGGACCCGAGTAAGAC encodes the following:
- the HYKK gene encoding hydroxylysine kinase, whose protein sequence is MSSGNDGQPQTFTKPALAEKEVTELVDRVFGLKVSWIRPLPSYDDQNFHVRVSRNKGAAEGADEYVLKITNSEDSQEPDLIEAQTQAMMFLSTEGFPSATPYLTKDGDIMSLQSGDTGPGNKKYMVRLLTYLPGVPVAKIATNTQIFYEIGKLAASLDKALSEKFHHPSVKSLHRGQFIWNLANVPLLDRYIYALGQNKYRDIVQQVIEQFKGKVIPKLSSFRACINHGDLNDHNILVDSSSASLENPQYRVSGILDFSDMSYGYYVFEVAIAIMYMMIESPDPLSVGGHVLAGFESVLPLTEEERGALFLLVSGRFSQSLVIAAHTALRHPENTEYLMITAKTGWKHLMKMFEVGQEAVEKTWFETAEAYTNHAPAE